GATTACCGTGAGATTTATCGATGGTAGCTCTTTGCATGTCAccaaaacataatttttaactaaaaatagcTTATCGTCAGATTTTACCAACGGTAAATTCGAAGCTAAAGTTCACGCCTATTCTCTCCTATTTCTCGCCAAGTATTATCCATAAATTTATTGTCGAAAAAATTAATCCGTCACATAACGAATTCTAACACAAAACTTATAACGAATCCTAGCACAAAACCTCCATAAATTTGTCGATAAAATTGACAGTAACTCAAGATATTAAATTCAACGATATTTTTTGTAGTGTTAAAGaagtttaattaattattggtGGAGCTCTATTGTTGACACTGAAAATACTTGTCAACATACGTCAATTTCATACGTCATACTTGATTTATTTTTCATGCCTaccatatttttttaaagagaaAGTATAAGACAAGAACACAAAGATTAAACAATATAAAcaacttaaaaaattaattaattttaaattaatcagaACCTCCCATATACCGAAAGATGAAAGGAAAAATAATGCGTACATGCATGGATGGTATATATACTTACACTTGCAAGTTTTCTTGAGACTCTGACAACCTAACAAGTAACACCACACTGTACTCCTTTAATTATTCCTAACAACCCTTCCTAAACTCCTCTCATGCATGTCACCCCTATAAATTCATCAATCTCACCCTTTTATTTCCTTCCAACACCATATCGTAACATAATCTTTATATATCATCAACAATATTACTTAAGGAAAGGTGTATTAGCTACCATCACCATGATTGAAATTGAGACACTTCCTCTACTCTATACTCTTATTGCTTTGTTATTCGCATATTTACTTTGGTTCCACCTTTTCTCTCGAACCCTAACCGGTCCGAGAGTGTATCCTTTCCTTGGAAGCCTTCCAATCCTTTTCATGAATCGAAACCGGGTTCATGATTGGATTACCCTAAATTTAATAGGCCGAATCAAAGTTTCTGGTTCGGCCACATACCAGACTTGTATCCTCCCTTTTCCTTTCTTGGCACGCAAGCAAGGGTTTTACACAGTCACGTCCAATCCCAAGAACATCGAGCACGTGCTCAAAGTCCGATTTGATAATTACCCGAAAGGGCCCAATTGGCAAACAGCATTCCATGATCTCTTGGGCCAAGGGATCTTCAACAGCGACGGTGCCACGTGGCTGATTCAGCGCAAGACGGCGGCTTTGGAGTTCACGACGCGAACCCTAAAGCATGCCATGAGCCGATGGGTGAACCGTACAATCAAGGACCGGTTGTGGTGCATCTTGGATAAAGCAGCAAAGGAGGGTGTAGCGGTGGACCTTCAGGACCTTCTTCTCAGGTTGACTTTTGATAACATTTGTGGACTCACGTTTGGGAAGGACCCAGAAACTTTGTCACCGGATTTGCCTGAAAACCCTTTCTGCAATGCCTTTGATTCTGCAACTGAAGCTACGTTGCATAGGCTTTTGTATTACCCTGGGATCTTGTGGAGGTTCAAGAAGCTTCTATGCATTGGTTCCGAAAAGAGGCTCATGGACAGTTTGAAGGTCAGAGAagtcaacttttttttttaattattattattatgaaaaattaatatgCACGAGTGTTTCACTGTTCCATGCATAGGTGGTTGACGATTACATGAACGTCGTCGTCTCCAATCGTGACAAGTCATCCTCCGACGACCTAATCTCCCGCTTCACCAACAAGCGTGACGGCGATGGCAACCCCTTCTCCGCCGCCGCACTCCAACGCATCGCCCTCAACTTCGTCCTCGCCGGCAGGGACACCTCCTCCGTCGCCCTCTCCTGGTTCTTCCACCTCGTCTCCTCCCACCCCGCCGTCGAGGATCGCATCCTCCGCGAGCTCACGGCGGTCCTCTCCGCCTCCCGCGGCTCGGATCGCTGTCGCTGGACGGAGAATGCTATCGGCTTCGAGGAGGCGGAGAAGCTCGTTTACCTCAAAGCCGCACTCTCCGAAACGCTGCGTTTGTACCCTTCAGTTCCCGAGGATTTTAAGTACGCATTAAACGACGACGTTTTGCCAGATGGCACCTTCGTTCCGAAGGGTTCGACGGTTACTTATTCGATTTACTCTGTTGGGAGAATGAAGAGTGTTTGGGGTGAGGATTGCATGGAATTTAAACCGGAGCGTTGGATTTCGGTTCAGGAGAACCGGGTTCGATTCGAACAGCCAAAAGATGGGTTTAAGTTCGTTGCTTTTAATGCTGGACCGAGAACCTGCTTGGGCAAGGACTTGGCTTACCTTCAGATGAAGTCTGTGGCAGCGGCTGTGCTTTTGAGGTACCGGATATTGCCGGTTCCCGGTCACAAGGTGGAGCAGAAGATGTCGCTTACGCTGTTCATGAAGAATGGGCTCCGTGTTTACTTACAGCCACGTCAGCTTCTACCAGAGAATGCCACGTATGCATAGAGGAAGGGTGTTTTGATCATTGCATATACAATGGGAGTATACAGAACAAAGGGTAATGTTGTCATTTAATGATACTTGTAAGGGTGTATATGTCAATTTAATCTTGTAATTTGATGTATTATTTATTGCTTTTGTTCGGTCATTAACATATGGATGGCGGGTGGGTCAACTAAGTATCATTTTGTGATGTTTATGCTTTATTTGGTTTTCCATATCAGAAGATATGGCTTCTCTTCATATTCATATTGTTCAtcaataaatacaaattatacAATGTAAAGATGTTACTTGTTTAATTATTGAAATACATTCATGTATAAACATGATTGGGCTAGTTCAGTTAATTAGTAGGCATAATTAGTATTATCAATATAGAAGTAATCATATCCAATCTCTATGATATATTTTCTCATGAACATTTCATATCATCTTAttatcatgtaataattttagaagAATGATATTTTTAccatttttttgtattttttgcatgctttctttttagtataaaaaatattttttttatttttaatactaaaaataaaaaatatgcaaaaaaaaatatgcacaaatAGTGAAAAATAAACATGGCAgtcatataaaaataaacacaagataatatcataataaattttcaaatgaaaacaaaaatttcTCTACTGAATATGAAGTAAATTTGGAATCAGAAAGGTGACAAATGTCAAGATTCATACATAGAGTCATCTAAAGAAAACCAACCATATATCAATCAGTtcccaacaagaaaagaaaaaagatatcAGTTGGTAATACTCACTGCCTACTTTGCCTAAAAGATTCAAGTACAAAAGGTAGATAGGAAATTGCAAAGGAGACAAAAGAAGCTTGCTGAATTGTGAAAATTGAATAATACATCATGAATTTGAATCACATTTTTTTCCCTATTAATTTCACAAAATTGGTGTGATGGCATAGAAATTATATTTACATGTATGATGTTAAATCAAGTGGCTAATATAGCAATATGAATTTCCCACCAAAAAGATGGGGAAAAAATAAGGAACTTCTCCCATGATGAAAAAACATCACggaattaaattttgataattcaCCTTTCAAGGAATAAGCTATCTTCAATGCTCTATCTTCAAAATTTACCATTTTGTCAGGCACCAAAAGAATGCGTTGCTTCCTGATTTAACCTCCTTTAATTTTCTTCTCATAGACCATCCTGTTCCGTGGGCAGGATTCATCTATGCATAAGGTGTGACGATAACCGATAGTCTGTAATAACTGCTTTCTAGTTATTCCAAGATCTTTTCGCCGGTTGAAAAAAGGTTCCACACCACGGTTCCAACCAAATAGAGCCCAACTGAAACCTTGAAAACATCATCCCAGGAACCTGAAAACAAATCAAATAGAAAGGCACTATTAGATTCTCACCCAGAAGATCAGACTTGCATCAAGTATTGATGGCATTCAAACTTTACAGTAGCTTGCTTAATTTCCGAATCAACCAAAGTGGCTAAGAACTTGAATTGAATGCAGTCAAATGTGCTCGAATTATAGTTTGATTTTTTTGGTAGAACCACGTGTATCCCACTTTGGAAGCAATGTTTTTCGAGAGTATTGGATATCCCAAAAGGGGCAGTGCT
Above is a genomic segment from Arachis stenosperma cultivar V10309 chromosome 1, arast.V10309.gnm1.PFL2, whole genome shotgun sequence containing:
- the LOC130970817 gene encoding cytochrome P450 86A1-like; protein product: MIEIETLPLLYTLIALLFAYLLWFHLFSRTLTGPRVYPFLGSLPILFMNRNRVHDWITLNLIGRIKVSGSATYQTCILPFPFLARKQGFYTVTSNPKNIEHVLKVRFDNYPKGPNWQTAFHDLLGQGIFNSDGATWLIQRKTAALEFTTRTLKHAMSRWVNRTIKDRLWCILDKAAKEGVAVDLQDLLLRLTFDNICGLTFGKDPETLSPDLPENPFCNAFDSATEATLHRLLYYPGILWRFKKLLCIGSEKRLMDSLKVVDDYMNVVVSNRDKSSSDDLISRFTNKRDGDGNPFSAAALQRIALNFVLAGRDTSSVALSWFFHLVSSHPAVEDRILRELTAVLSASRGSDRCRWTENAIGFEEAEKLVYLKAALSETLRLYPSVPEDFKYALNDDVLPDGTFVPKGSTVTYSIYSVGRMKSVWGEDCMEFKPERWISVQENRVRFEQPKDGFKFVAFNAGPRTCLGKDLAYLQMKSVAAAVLLRYRILPVPGHKVEQKMSLTLFMKNGLRVYLQPRQLLPENATYA